A window of the Emys orbicularis isolate rEmyOrb1 chromosome 1, rEmyOrb1.hap1, whole genome shotgun sequence genome harbors these coding sequences:
- the GTSE1 gene encoding G2 and S phase-expressed protein 1, with product MEEGKEMSVGWSSDMTEEKLDVCKNRDFPLLTDEKFDFDLSLSPASGNEDEVFVGPLGHKEKCVAVSIEATKDAEEKISQIPDDKLVWSPLTGEKFVEIFKEAHLLALQLESGNKNEQNKVTQSEGPKPKVIEKFVQASKSKLKIFQKGNIEKSPRAIKRETYCVWDSPICQLPPSFQKRLDLPVTAVDKTPPNTSSPIKIHKFPKISVSPLAREQQSDEKNKKAISKLHTKASSALGKSHQLTVEKPKPGKKHLNSMGSSEDLLSDKSSVASDVCDSSFSGSSSLQDKQVLPSQSKFGLRKTQLKPPSAANGPLRKNTSSSSSSSISSMNSSLNLSLSVSPKGGNAKSNVSSKISVSSSKLSSSTKRLAMVRPIRMSSVQAVHSDVSCKQTRSVSTPRISTAGNLAKSSASVTGSQTLASGIQRLSSVPNLQKISQQNKDGSAAKENTCPKDKAKVIITPSNQIKVPKRCGGSSPENTASKIMEPIRLLSCGTFGSGVAVCTPVRPSEDGASQNSCLSSRSILITPASIKRSALPTPAGRRISGIPAMTPKTLPRSVSSPHFMSVRQVSSVSARKTLAAGSKQAKDTKTQVSSFEDDDLSPPPMIPLTLVFSPEKTTEIAQNEIQKETEIQKQPAEGAQTNEVLLVDIGIDKTPIAALECESRPLIDLSNTPEVNKVIPLKPSVVGQLIDLSSPLITLSPEVNKENLDSPLLKF from the exons atggaggaaggaaaggaaatgtCAGTAGGCTGGTCAAGTGATATGACTGAAGAAAAACTGGATGTTTGCAAGAACAGAG ACTTTCCCCTTCTAACTGATGAAAAATTTGATTTTGACCTTTCACTGTCTCCTGCAAG TGGAAATGAAGATGAAGTTTTTGTTGGACCTCTTGGACATAAAGAAAAATGTGTTGCTGTCAGTATTGAAGCAACTAAAGATGCTGAAGAAAAGATCTCGCAAATCCCTGATGATAAGCTTGTGTGGAGTCCTCTTACTGGAGAGAAATTTGTAGAAATTTTTAAAGAAGCTCACTTGTTAGCACTGCAGCTAGAAagtggcaacaaaaatgaacagaacaaagtCACCCAATCAGAAGGACCAAAACCCAAGGTTATAGAAAAATTTGTGCAAGCATCCAAGTCAAAACTAAAAATCTTTCAAAAAGGAAACATAGAAAAAAGCCCCAGGGCTATTAAAAGGGAGACATACTGTGTGTGGGACAGCCCAATTTGTCAACTGCCACCTTCCTTTCAGAAGCGTTTAGATTTACCTGTGACTGCAGTTGACAAAACTCCTCCAAACACATCTAGTCCAATTAAAATCCATAAATTTCCTAAAATATCTGTTTCACCTCTAGCCCGAGAACAGCAAAgtgatgaaaaaaataaaaaggcaataaGCAAATTGCACACAAAGGCTTCATCTGCTCTTGGAAAAAGCCATCAACTGACAGTAGAAAAG CCAAAACCAGGGAAAAAACATTTGAACAGCATGGGGTCATCTGAAGATCTACTCTCTGACAAATCCAGTGTTGCTTCAGATGTATGTGACTCGTCATTCAGTGGGAGTTCATCATTACAAGACAAGCAAGTTCTTCCTTCTCAAAGCAAG TTTGGGTTAAGGAAGACACAGTTAAAACCTCCTAGTGCTGCTAATGGTCCTCTAAGAAAGAACACCTCATCTTCATCGTCGTCATCCATTTCCAGCATGAACTCCAGTTTGAATTTAAGTTTGTCTGTCTCTCCCAAAGGGGGAAATG CTAAATCAAACGTCTCTTCAAAAATTTCTGTGAGCAGCTCCAAACTCTCATCTAGCACAAAAAGACTGGCTATGGTTAGACCTATCAGAATGTCATCTGTGCAGGCTGTCCATTCTGATGTGTCCTGCAAGCAAACAAGATCCGTTAGTACTCCCAGAATATCTACTGCTGGGAATTTAGCCAAGTCTTCAGCTTCTGTGACAGGATCCCAAACTCTAGCCAGTGGAATTCAGAGACTGAGCTCAGTTCCTAATCTGCAGAAGATATCTCAGCAGAACAAAGATGGAAGTGCAGCAAAAGAAAACACATGCCCAAAAGACAAGGCTAAAGTTATAATCACACCTTCAAATCAGATTAAGGTCCCTAAGAGATGTGGAG GTTCATCACCAGAAAATACAGCATCAAAAATAATGGAGCCAATCCGATTATTATCTTGTGGCACATTTGGAAG TGGTGTGGCTGTTTGCACTCCTGTCAGACCTTCCGAAGATGGGGCCTCGCAGAACTCTTGTCTTAGTTCCAGGTCCAttttaattactccagccagtaTAAAACGTTCTGCTCTGCCTACACCCGCCGGTCGTCGTATCTCAGGAATTCCAGCAATGACTCCTAAAACTTTGCCAAGATCTGTCTCCTCTCCACATTTTATGTCTGTTCGTCAAGTCTCCAGTGTGTCCGCCAGAAAGACTCTTGCAGCTGG TTCTAAACAGGCAAAGGACACCAAGACACAAGTGTCATCATTTGAAGATGATGACTTATCTCCTCCACCTATGATACCTCTTACACTTGTCTTTTCACCAGAAAAGACTACTGAAATAGCACAGAATGAAATACAAAAAGAGACTGAAATACAAAAACAGCCAGCTGAAGGAGCACAAACTAATGAG GTCTTGCTGGTAGATATTGGAAtagataaaactcccattgcagCTTTGGAATGTGAAAGCAGACCTCTCATTGACCTTTCTAATACTCCAGAAGTGAATAAAGTTATTCCATTAAAACCTAGTGTGGTAGGACAG CTAATAGATTTGAGTTCTCCTCTTATCACCCTGAGTCCTGAAGTGAACAAAGAGAATCTGGATTCCCCTCTGCTGAAGTTCTAA